In a single window of the Pseudochaenichthys georgianus chromosome 16, fPseGeo1.2, whole genome shotgun sequence genome:
- the ifnlr1 gene encoding interferon lambda receptor 1, whose amino-acid sequence MKMWSLDVIILLLFCYASLLTCDGRVYFVSKNFYNILHWDPVEPAFPGEKVLYSVRYWSDEDDQIVQIKKECQNISDRFCDLTGETPSVYDVHYRAQVFSNGSLRGHSLNHKFKPIAETILGPPILFTHTTVSSLHVNVTLPLGPNGNSVEDIIIKSKKGPEEVQIHYTLDIIKPKWAAQVNITTTGRFVINLKNNQTEYCGNVFYTPSTEGRLKSENATFCVTLPDDPLMLLPWLLVSAALLTTIIIVSVVYMCNYVKAGKEKSKLLASTFSPPHRVLPSPDRNIVISKPEIYVQSEPTVYSTVRVETNRPVAGPGGYSPQDVPWQDSDCSSVETSADSVTSKHENTGGQSSESYGVVAVHVPAAQNEDFQQATNDKRKTSNVQLSSSGERLRLTNYPWTRTGLKKEEEDMGEEEVSRPILLGGWGLQVQE is encoded by the exons ATGAAGATGTGGTCTCTGGATGTCATCATCCTGCTTTTGTTCTGCTATG CTTCTCTTTTAACTTGCGATGGAAGAGTGTATTTTGTCTCCAAGAACTTTTACAACATACTGCACTGGGACCCTGTGGAGCCTGCCTTCCCCGGGGAAAAGGTCCTCTACAGCGTCCGGTACTGGAG TGATGAAGACGATCAGATAGTCCAGATAAAAAAGGAGTGTCAGAACATTTCTGATCGGTTCTGTGACCTGACTGGGGAGACCCCATCAGTTTATGACGTTCACTACCGGGCTCAGGTGTTCTCCAATGGTAGCTTACGAGGCCATAGTTTAAACCATAAGTTTAAACCTATAGCAGAAA CTATTCTTGGTCCACCAATCTTGTTTACACACACAACCGTGTCATCCTTGCACGTTAACGTCACCCTGCCCTTGGGGCCAAATGGAAACTCAGTCGAGGACATAAtcatcaaaagcaaaaaaggacCTGAAGAAGTTCAAATCCATTATACCTTAGACATCATCAAGCCAAAGTGGGCTGCACAG GTTAATATCACCACAACTGGCCGGTTTGTGATCAACTTGAAGAACAACCAAACAGAGTACTGCGGCAACGTGTTCTACACGCCGTCCACTGAGGGACGGTTGAAGAGTGAAAATGCTACGTTCTGTGTCACGCTGCCAG ATGATCCTCTGATGCTTTTGCCATGGCTTCTTGTGAGTGCTGCTCTACTGACGACCATAATCATAGTGTCAGTTGTGTATATGTGCAACTACGTGAAGGCTGGAAAGGAAAAGAGCAAGCTATTG GCATCCACCTTCAGCCCCCCACACAGAGTTCTGCCGTCTCCAGATAGGAATATCGTTATTTCCAAACCGGAGATCTACGTTCAAAGTGAACCAACAGTTTACTCAACAGTTCGAGTGGAGACAAATAGGCCTGTAGCTGGGCCTGGAGGTTATTCCCCCCAGGACGTCCCCTGGCAAGACAGTGATTGCTCTTCTGTGGAGACAAGTGCAGACAGTGTGACCTCAAAACATGAGAACACCGGCGGCCAATCGTCAGAGAGCTACGGTGTAGTAGCTGTCCATGTCCCTGCTGCCCAGAATGAAGACTTTCAGCAGGCTACTAACGACAAAAGAAAAACCAGTAACGTACAATTATCTTCCAGTGGAGAAAGACTAAGACTAACTAACTATCCTTGGACCAGGACGGGTCTCAAAAAGGAGGAGGAAGATATGGGAGAAGAGGAGGTATCCAGGCCAATTCTTCTGGGAGGTTGGGGCTTACAAGTTCAGGAATAA